Proteins from a single region of Chryseobacterium sp. T16E-39:
- a CDS encoding DNA-3-methyladenine glycosylase I — MDKVRCGWCEKDDLYKKYHDDEWGSPVYDDETIFEFLILESFQAGLSWYTILSKRENFKKAFDHFNYKKIAKYSDKKVEELMQDPGIIRNRLKVLATITNAQRFMEVQKEFGSFSKYIWGFVNGKPIDNKPATLKDVPATTGISDALSKDLKKRGFKFMGSTVVYAHMQATGMVNDHIESCFTRSK; from the coding sequence ATGGATAAAGTACGTTGTGGCTGGTGTGAAAAAGATGATCTGTATAAAAAGTATCATGATGATGAATGGGGGAGTCCTGTTTATGATGATGAAACTATTTTTGAATTTCTGATATTGGAAAGTTTCCAGGCCGGTTTAAGCTGGTATACCATTTTAAGCAAAAGAGAAAATTTTAAAAAAGCATTTGACCATTTTAATTATAAAAAAATTGCAAAATATTCAGATAAAAAAGTGGAAGAACTCATGCAGGACCCGGGGATCATAAGGAATAGGCTCAAAGTTTTAGCAACAATTACCAATGCGCAGCGATTTATGGAGGTTCAAAAAGAATTTGGATCTTTTTCAAAATATATCTGGGGATTTGTAAATGGAAAACCAATTGACAACAAACCCGCAACCCTAAAAGATGTTCCGGCTACCACTGGCATTTCTGATGCTCTTTCAAAAGATCTGAAAAAAAGAGGCTTTAAATTTATGGGGTCCACCGTAGTATATGCTCATATGCAGGCAACAGGTATGGTGAATGATCATATTGAGAGTTGTTTTACTAGATCAAAATGA
- a CDS encoding nucleoside phosphorylase produces the protein MLNKLAASELVLNDDGSVYHLNLLPEDIADKIILVGDPDRVPKVSQYFDKVEIKKNKREFYTHTGTLRGERISVMSTGIGTENIDIVMNELDALVNIDLKNKEIKTEHKSLELFRMGTCGSVNPDVQVDNMLVTQNVVGLDGLMHFYQDYHFENEFSKAFLEKFPYQKIKPMLYFADWAEDMADYYKDARYHGNTATFPGFYAPQGRQLRLKSLDDKFLETLNDLGITNFEMETSAIYAFSKLLGHKAITVNNVIANRRRGEFSSDHHASEKNLIEWVLERIIK, from the coding sequence ATGCTAAATAAACTTGCAGCTTCAGAGCTTGTATTAAATGACGACGGAAGTGTTTATCACTTAAATCTTTTACCTGAAGATATTGCGGATAAAATTATTCTTGTAGGGGATCCGGACAGGGTACCAAAAGTATCTCAGTATTTTGATAAAGTAGAAATTAAAAAGAACAAAAGAGAATTCTACACACACACGGGAACATTGCGTGGTGAGAGAATTTCCGTAATGTCTACCGGAATCGGTACGGAGAATATTGATATTGTAATGAATGAGCTTGATGCTTTGGTGAATATCGATCTTAAAAATAAGGAAATCAAAACTGAACATAAAAGCCTTGAACTTTTCCGTATGGGAACTTGCGGCAGTGTGAATCCTGATGTTCAGGTGGACAATATGCTGGTGACCCAAAATGTGGTAGGTTTAGATGGATTAATGCATTTCTACCAGGATTATCATTTTGAAAATGAATTCTCCAAAGCATTTTTGGAAAAATTCCCTTACCAGAAAATTAAGCCTATGCTTTATTTCGCTGATTGGGCTGAAGATATGGCAGACTATTATAAAGATGCGAGATACCATGGAAATACCGCTACATTCCCAGGATTCTATGCTCCTCAGGGAAGACAGCTTCGTTTAAAATCTTTAGATGACAAATTCCTGGAAACATTGAATGATCTTGGGATCACTAATTTTGAAATGGAAACTTCCGCAATTTATGCTTTCTCCAAATTACTGGGTCACAAAGCAATTACCGTGAATAATGTAATTGCCAACAGAAGACGTGGAGAGTTTTCTTCTGATCACCATGCATCAGAAAAAAACCTTATCGAATGGGTATTGGAAAGGATTATTAAATAA
- a CDS encoding cytochrome-c peroxidase: protein MRYTLLFTITIVLGFAIMSFNPTDKGVANENTFINAGLADFKSKLEQLKTDVYLFDSDKISLETLQKSLSTTRNSFKEIEFYVAYHYPEFTKTHLNAAPLFHIEAAGTSAYTLPPEGLQVLDELIFSEEAGAEKEKIKSITDFLYNSYSNFYLSSIKNGLSKGTNKTLPLRIELIRIYSLGVTGFDTPGSLNISEEANYALLGIKKYINDDSYFKNYNIQKANTIISNATSYLLIHKDFETFDRIEFYKKYIQPLYEEFGNWDGRPDDLKEFSGWNVGNKNFFSSDFLDPYFYTLLKGSEDNPELRKLGKEIFYDQSVSDNSKMSCATCHLPENAFTDLKVKSPSNVEGKTVLRNSPSLYNAVFAKRFFYDMRAFYIEQQAEHVIYNDQEFNTSYESIIKKLKTKPEYKKAFRIAFKDGKISKENFSKALSSYVASLYSFESDFDRFMRNEKDISDDAKKGFNLFMGKANCATCHFAPHFSGLVPPFYNENESEVLGVTKEPIQKKPLELDADLGRVKSPVKKENSWIYENSFKTMTVRNIALTKPYFHNGAFSTLEEVLDFYNEGGGEGLGLKMNNQTLPADKLNLTPVEIKQIIAFLNTLTDVSKAEK, encoded by the coding sequence ATGAGATATACTCTATTATTTACTATTACTATCGTACTGGGTTTTGCGATCATGTCCTTTAATCCCACTGATAAGGGGGTTGCAAATGAAAATACATTTATTAACGCAGGTTTAGCTGATTTTAAAAGTAAACTTGAACAGTTAAAAACAGATGTTTATCTGTTTGATAGTGATAAAATATCTCTTGAAACTCTACAAAAATCATTGAGCACTACCAGAAATTCTTTTAAAGAAATTGAATTCTATGTTGCTTATCATTATCCCGAATTTACAAAAACTCACCTGAATGCAGCACCGTTATTTCACATTGAAGCTGCGGGTACTTCTGCTTATACTTTGCCTCCTGAAGGGTTACAGGTTCTTGATGAGTTAATTTTTTCAGAAGAGGCGGGCGCAGAAAAAGAAAAAATAAAATCCATTACCGATTTTTTATATAACAGTTATTCGAACTTTTATTTAAGCTCAATAAAAAATGGATTGAGTAAAGGAACCAATAAAACCTTACCCCTAAGAATAGAATTGATCAGAATTTATAGCTTAGGAGTAACAGGATTTGATACGCCAGGATCTCTTAATATATCGGAAGAAGCTAATTATGCGCTTTTAGGAATTAAGAAATACATTAATGATGATTCGTATTTTAAGAATTATAATATTCAGAAGGCGAATACAATCATTTCTAATGCTACATCGTATTTGCTGATTCATAAAGATTTTGAAACGTTCGACCGTATAGAATTTTACAAAAAATATATCCAGCCTTTATACGAAGAATTTGGAAATTGGGATGGAAGACCTGATGATCTTAAAGAATTTTCAGGATGGAATGTAGGGAATAAAAACTTTTTCAGCAGTGATTTTTTGGATCCTTATTTCTATACCTTATTAAAAGGTTCAGAGGACAATCCTGAATTGAGAAAACTGGGAAAAGAAATTTTCTATGATCAAAGTGTAAGCGATAATTCGAAAATGAGCTGTGCGACCTGTCATTTACCCGAAAATGCCTTTACAGATCTGAAAGTAAAATCACCAAGTAATGTAGAAGGAAAGACAGTATTAAGGAATTCTCCTTCTTTATATAACGCAGTATTTGCTAAAAGATTTTTCTATGACATGCGTGCGTTCTACATCGAGCAGCAGGCAGAACATGTGATCTACAATGACCAGGAATTTAATACAAGCTATGAAAGTATTATTAAAAAACTAAAAACAAAACCTGAATATAAAAAGGCCTTCCGCATCGCATTTAAAGATGGAAAGATCAGTAAAGAGAATTTTTCTAAAGCTTTGAGTTCTTATGTGGCATCCCTTTATTCTTTTGAAAGCGATTTCGACCGTTTCATGAGGAATGAAAAGGACATCTCAGATGATGCAAAAAAAGGATTTAATCTGTTTATGGGAAAAGCCAATTGTGCGACCTGTCACTTCGCTCCTCATTTCTCAGGCCTTGTACCCCCATTTTATAATGAAAATGAATCTGAAGTATTAGGGGTTACAAAAGAACCTATTCAGAAGAAGCCTTTGGAATTAGACGCAGACTTAGGAAGAGTAAAAAGTCCGGTAAAGAAAGAAAATTCATGGATCTATGAAAACTCTTTTAAAACAATGACGGTGAGAAATATCGCTCTTACAAAACCATATTTTCATAACGGAGCCTTCAGTACCTTGGAAGAAGTCCTTGATTTCTATAATGAAGGAGGGGGAGAAGGATTAGGTTTAAAAATGAATAATCAAACTTTACCTGCAGATAAACTTAATCTGACACCAGTTGAAATCAAACAGATCATTGCATTTTTGAATACACTTACGGATGTGAGTAAGGCGGAAAAATAG
- a CDS encoding translation initiation factor, whose product MDLRDQLKNLFPEHEEQDFEMPEEQFKQKEPLVCKFEKKGRNGKPVTVIEGWEGSEEDLKKISKKIKTTLGIGGSEKDGTIIIQGDNRDKIMEILKDMGYKTKRVGG is encoded by the coding sequence ATGGATTTACGAGATCAACTGAAAAACCTTTTTCCTGAACACGAAGAACAGGATTTTGAAATGCCTGAAGAACAGTTCAAGCAGAAAGAACCCCTGGTATGTAAATTTGAGAAAAAAGGAAGAAATGGAAAGCCTGTCACAGTCATTGAAGGCTGGGAAGGCAGTGAAGAGGATTTGAAAAAAATCTCTAAAAAGATTAAGACCACGCTAGGAATCGGCGGTTCAGAAAAAGATGGAACGATTATCATTCAAGGGGATAACCGTGATAAGATCATGGAGATCCTTAAAGATATGGGATATAAAACAAAAAGAGTCGGTGGCTAA
- a CDS encoding alkaline phosphatase PhoX gives MKKKLLTVAALALVSGSALQAQTFVFNKNASWRYKDNNQAQVAQWKDTNFDITSWSTGNGPLGYGDPVTTTINSGLTTAYFAKDFTVNLADLSDTMELGVMRDDGIVVYLNGVEVVRDNMPAGTIAFNTPSVTTIDGAAESVYNLFSIPKSKFVNGNNRISIELHNRTGQSSDLRIDAYLKTVAGTTNPVSCNIAHISCFTSIVPTSQTNKLIIPTEHKYQLILKEGDAYTQGGGLVGGQNDFTAYVPKSASSTNGYLSVNHETNPGGVTMAEINYNASTKLWQLTKSRAVDFSTPSLVQTIRNCSGGITPWGTVVTAEESVTSSDVNADGYKDYGWLVEIDPATAQVISQNTDGSKGKLWQMGIMNHENVVVNNAGTTAYYGEDGGTHLVYKYVMDTPNNLSSGNLYVLKLDQGLSADGDPVGTTATWIQVPNKTKADQNNTNNLAFSLGGTKFNGVEDVDISPLDGKIYFTAKGLNKVYRLQDNGTTASQVETFVGGLSTVYSFNTAQGMKSEVWGDGNDNLTFDELGNLWVLQDGGKNYIWVVAPDHTAANPKVRLFASMPAGSEPTGLTFTPDHKFGFFSIQHPDATISTDIDATGNTIDYRGKSATIVVALKDNLGQNGTLGTIDAKAENTVTVAPNPTSGIVKVNSPKGLKDISVTAYSLDGKIVFTKKFTGSHTSLDLDFTSQLETSRVLIVNIEAEGFQKTVKVLKK, from the coding sequence ATGAAGAAAAAACTACTAACAGTTGCAGCTCTTGCACTCGTATCAGGTTCTGCCCTTCAGGCGCAGACTTTTGTTTTCAATAAGAATGCCTCATGGAGGTACAAAGACAACAACCAGGCGCAGGTTGCTCAGTGGAAAGACACCAATTTCGACATTACTTCTTGGTCAACAGGGAATGGTCCTTTGGGATATGGTGATCCCGTAACCACAACAATCAACTCAGGTCTTACAACGGCTTATTTTGCGAAAGATTTCACTGTAAATTTAGCAGATCTTTCCGATACAATGGAATTGGGAGTAATGAGAGATGATGGTATTGTAGTATATCTGAACGGAGTGGAAGTGGTAAGAGATAATATGCCTGCAGGAACTATTGCATTCAATACACCGTCTGTTACAACTATTGATGGTGCAGCAGAAAGTGTTTACAACCTTTTTTCAATTCCAAAATCAAAATTTGTTAACGGAAACAATAGAATATCTATTGAATTACATAACAGAACAGGACAAAGTTCAGATTTAAGAATTGATGCTTATCTTAAAACAGTTGCTGGGACAACGAATCCTGTTTCTTGTAATATTGCGCACATCAGTTGCTTTACATCTATCGTTCCTACTTCACAAACGAATAAATTAATTATTCCAACAGAACATAAATACCAGCTTATTTTAAAAGAAGGAGATGCTTATACACAGGGAGGTGGATTAGTTGGTGGTCAGAATGACTTTACCGCTTATGTACCTAAAAGCGCAAGTTCTACTAATGGGTACCTTTCTGTAAATCATGAAACCAATCCTGGTGGAGTGACGATGGCTGAGATCAACTATAATGCTTCAACCAAACTGTGGCAATTGACAAAATCAAGAGCTGTTGACTTCTCAACACCGAGCTTGGTACAAACGATCAGAAACTGTTCAGGAGGAATTACTCCCTGGGGTACTGTAGTGACGGCTGAAGAATCTGTAACATCAAGTGATGTGAATGCTGATGGATATAAAGATTATGGGTGGTTGGTAGAAATAGATCCTGCAACAGCTCAGGTAATCTCTCAAAATACGGATGGTTCTAAAGGAAAGCTATGGCAAATGGGTATTATGAACCACGAAAATGTAGTGGTTAATAATGCTGGTACAACTGCTTATTACGGAGAAGATGGTGGAACCCATTTAGTGTATAAATATGTAATGGATACGCCGAACAATCTTTCATCAGGAAACCTTTACGTATTGAAATTAGATCAGGGATTAAGTGCTGACGGCGACCCTGTAGGAACTACAGCAACTTGGATTCAGGTTCCTAACAAAACAAAAGCTGATCAAAACAACACCAATAACTTAGCATTTTCATTAGGTGGAACTAAATTTAATGGAGTAGAAGATGTTGATATCAGTCCATTAGACGGGAAAATCTATTTTACGGCTAAAGGTTTAAATAAAGTATATCGTTTACAGGATAACGGAACTACAGCTTCACAGGTAGAAACATTTGTAGGTGGATTGTCTACAGTATATTCTTTCAATACAGCACAGGGAATGAAATCTGAAGTTTGGGGTGATGGTAACGATAACCTTACTTTTGATGAGCTTGGAAACCTTTGGGTGTTACAGGATGGAGGTAAAAACTATATCTGGGTAGTAGCACCGGATCATACAGCTGCTAACCCTAAAGTAAGACTTTTTGCTTCTATGCCCGCTGGATCTGAGCCTACAGGACTTACATTTACTCCGGATCACAAATTTGGGTTCTTCTCTATTCAGCACCCGGATGCTACAATCTCTACAGATATAGATGCTACAGGGAATACGATTGATTACCGTGGGAAATCTGCTACCATTGTAGTGGCGCTTAAAGATAATTTAGGGCAAAACGGAACTTTAGGAACAATTGATGCTAAAGCTGAAAATACAGTTACTGTAGCACCAAACCCTACTTCTGGAATAGTAAAAGTAAATTCTCCTAAAGGGTTGAAGGATATTTCCGTGACTGCTTATAGCCTGGATGGAAAAATTGTTTTCACCAAGAAATTTACAGGTTCTCATACATCATTAGATCTCGATTTTACATCGCAGCTTGAAACATCTCGGGTTTTGATCGTAAATATCGAAGCTGAAGGTTTCCAGAAAACAGTAAAAGTTCTTAAAAAATAA
- a CDS encoding leucine-rich repeat domain-containing protein, translated as MKKLSLLIVLFSLSYAKAQIDPVKYPTYTNVEDALKSNKPVYSMSFRGKGLFNLPSEIKKLNSLFFLNIMGNNLEKMDQELFMLRELEILNVNENSIKFIPNEIGELTKLKTLSMNLNSLISVNPNIAKLQQLKVIHLDANNLNVFPEPLLQIPTLEEINLQDNQISFISENLNQIRNLKYLNLAANQINDLGNLEFPKDLKYLELQQNAISKLPESLFQSKNLEFLNLSQNNIKEISTKIKGLKNVVSMNLAHNELKDLPMEISKLKNLKTLILTGNPMDKATIEKLKNLLPDAQVYF; from the coding sequence ATGAAAAAACTTTCTCTACTTATTGTTTTATTTTCTCTTAGCTATGCTAAAGCACAGATCGATCCCGTAAAATATCCTACCTATACCAATGTGGAGGATGCTTTAAAAAGTAATAAACCTGTATACAGCATGAGTTTTAGAGGGAAGGGTTTGTTTAATCTTCCTTCCGAAATTAAAAAACTGAATTCTTTATTCTTTTTGAATATTATGGGAAATAATTTAGAAAAGATGGATCAGGAGCTTTTCATGTTGAGAGAACTTGAAATTTTAAATGTGAATGAGAATAGCATCAAATTTATTCCCAATGAAATTGGTGAGCTTACAAAATTGAAAACCCTTTCAATGAATCTGAATAGTTTGATATCTGTAAATCCTAATATCGCTAAACTTCAACAATTGAAGGTGATTCATCTTGATGCCAATAATCTGAATGTATTTCCGGAACCTTTATTGCAAATTCCCACATTAGAAGAAATTAATCTTCAGGATAACCAGATCAGTTTTATTTCTGAGAATCTGAATCAAATCAGAAATCTAAAATATCTTAACCTCGCGGCTAATCAGATCAATGATCTTGGTAATCTTGAATTTCCAAAAGACCTAAAATATCTTGAATTGCAGCAAAATGCCATTTCAAAACTACCGGAATCCCTGTTTCAGTCAAAAAATCTGGAATTTCTTAATCTAAGTCAAAACAATATCAAAGAAATCTCAACTAAAATTAAGGGATTGAAGAATGTAGTAAGCATGAACCTTGCTCATAATGAGCTTAAAGATCTACCGATGGAAATCTCAAAATTAAAGAATCTTAAAACATTGATATTGACAGGCAATCCTATGGATAAAGCAACCATTGAGAAACTTAAGAATCTATTACCTGACGCACAAGTTTATTTCTAA